CATTATCATCAACAACCAAAATTTTTCTTTTACCAGCAGTACTGGCGCTACAATGCTCCTGAGGCTCTTCTAATGCAATAGAAGGTGTATTTTTTTGAAAGTCAGTAATTTTTGTTTTTTTGTTTTTATATTCTAAATCTTCTTTTATCTGATCTTCTCTTATTGGAATGGTAATAATAAATCGGCATCCGGAATTTTGAGGATTATTTTCAACAAAGATTGTTCCACCATGAAGTTCTACAATAGATCTTGTTAAGTGCAAACCAATACCAGTGCCTTCGGAATGTTGCTTTCTACCATTTTTAGACTGATAAAATCTATCAAATATTTTTGCTATGTCTTTTTCATTTATTCCATTCCCATTATCAGAAATAGTCACAGTAAATGTTGACAAAGATTTATCCTGGATATCAGGGAAATTATTTTCTTCTATAAAAACATCAATCCTTCCATCATTAGGTACAAACTTAACAGCATTTGAAATTACATTTTGTATTATTCGGTCAAAATATTTAGGGTCAACCCCGGCGAATAATTCTGGTATTTTATAATGTAATTCTAACTGGATATTTTTTTCCTGAAGCTGTTCTTCAAATAAAAGAATAACTTCGCGGATAGAAGCTATAATATCTGTTTTTTTAAAGTTTAAAGAAAATTGCCCCTGGTCAATTTTTCGTACATCCATTACCTGATTAACAAGCTGTAGGATTTTCTCTGAATTGCGGTACATGACCTGGTACCATTTCTGTCTTGTAATGTCCTCATCTGAATTTATTAATTTTAGTAAAGGATTTATAACTAGTGATATTGGTGATTTTATATCATGAGCAATATTAGTTAAAAACTGCAATTTAGCCTCGTTTATCTGCTTGTTTTGCAAATGTTCCTGAATTTTCTTTTGAGCTAATTTTCTTTGTTTAATCTGTACAGATACAAAATATAGAATTGCTAAAAAAAGTAGCCCATACAAACATTTTAGCCAAAATGAAAAGTACCAGACCGGGTGTATAGTAATGGTAAGGGGGCGTACGCTTGTATATTTACCATAGAGTTCTGCTTTTACTTTAAAATTATATGTACCTGGTTCCAGATTATCAAATGTAACTGTATTAACCCCTTGCTGTAATTTGTTCCATTTATTTTTTTCCAGAGAATAGAAATAAGTAACATTTTGCTGATTAGTAAAATCCAGCGTAGAAAATTCTATACTGAATGAATTATCATCATAACTCAAATTTACTGATTTGGCATCTATAAGAGCACTGTTGACAATTTCAAACTGATCTGATTTCATCCCTTTTTTAACAGATTTATCCTGAATATAAAAACCAGTAATATACACATTGGAGCTCTTGGTGCTGTATGTTATTTTTTCTGGATTGAAATAGGTTACTCCTTTCATACCTCCAAAAATAATTTCTCCATTTTTTTTATCAAGAAATGAAGCATTTTTACTGAATTCATTCCCCTGCAGACCATCGTTAAAATAAAAATTTGAAAATTTTTTGCTTTTGGAATTGAATTTGGAGATGCCGTGATTTGTGCTCAGCCACAGATTATTATTTTTATCCCTTTCTATAGCACATATAATGTTACTTGGCAGATTATTATCAATAGTATAAGTCACTGTATTTTTTCCATCTTTTGGTTGATAAATAAGACCTTCTGATGTTCCTATCCATAAATTTCCCTTAGTATCCTCATTTATAGAATAAATAATTTTTTGTGGAAGCATATGATTTACACCTCCTTTTTTAATGTAATTTTTGGTTTTGAGATCCAGACAATATAATCCATCATAAGTTCCCACGTAGAGCCTGTTGTTTTGCGCAGGCAGAATACAATTGACATACTGGTTTCCTAAGACGTTTTTATGGTCTTTTGCATTTGAATCATTATTGACCACTTCGTTAGTATTCAAATTCATAGAAAAAAGACCACCTCCGAGTGAACCAATCCAGAGATTTTTATTATGGTCTTCGGTAATTGTAAAGATGCTTTTTACAGGTTTGTTTTCCCGATCAAATAGTATATCTACAAAATCAAATTTATTTGTACTTCGATTAAGTTTAGCAAGTCCATTCATATAAGTACCAATCCATAAATTACCGTTTGAATCCTCAAATACACACATAACGGTCAATCTCTTAGCTCCTTTATAATGATATTGTTTTTTGTTATCTGCAGAAATACCATATAAGCCGTCTCCATCTGTACCAACCCACAATATTCCTTTTCTATCTTTATGCACAGCCAATACACAGCTCGAACCAATAATATTGTTGGACAATGACTGATAGCCTAGATAATTGAAATTATTTTCTTTAGGAGGTAGTAGCAATATCCCTTTCTGATACAGTCCCATCCATAAGTTTCCAGATTTGTCCTCAATAATAGAATGGATTTTTGACATCGAAAAATCAAAATTGGAGACATTAAAATTGGCCATTGTTATTTTTTTTTCTATTGGGTCATATACATGAAGCCCCATTCCGTCTGTACCAATTAATACTTTATTGTTTTTATCTAAAAAAAGTTTTTTTACAGGCAATGAAACTGAAGGATTATAAGATATAAATTTTTTTTCCTCTCTATTATATACATAAAGCCCATGGTTGAGTGTTCCCACAAAAAGATTTCCATTTTTGTCTTCGCAAATACTGGAAGTATTATCAGTATGCTCTTTTGATAGAAAGACTTGTTCAGCAGTGTTATCAGGTCTAACCTTCCATAACCCGCGATCTTGTGATAAAATCCATAAATTTCTTTTTTTATCTTCATAGATTTCATGGATCATATATGTGGGAATAGGCATTTTTATGGGCATAGCAACCATTCTTTGTTTTTTAAAATCAATTTTAAAAATTCCATAACCAGATGTCCCAACCAATACTTCTCCATTTTTTCTATGTAGCATACAGCTTACATGTGGCGACATTTTCGTAACAGTATTATCTGTTATTAAGATATTACTAAAAGAGTCTGTAGCATGATTGTAAACCTGTAAGCCGTTGATGAATCCAAAAAATAAGTTTTTATTTCTGTCTTCAAAAATTGTTTTGACGTAATTATTTAAAACAGAGCCAGGATTATTTTTTATGTGCTTATAAGTGATAAATTTTGCACCGTCATATCTGTTTAATCCATCTTCAGAAGCAATCCAAATATAACCTTTACTATCTTGATAAATGCTGTTTATTAAACTGCTTGACAATTGCGAATCTGAAGTGTAAAGTTTACCGGACTGAGATCTTAAACCAACAGGTATTAGTAAAAGAATTAGGATTATAATTTTTAGAGTTTTCAAAATAAATGAGAATATTAAACTTATGATCAAAAACGACTAACTGTAATTTTTATATCACTTTTTAGTATGAATTATAAATTTTAGACTGTAATTACTTTTTTATATTGAGAATTTTAATGGCAGAAAAGCCGGCAGTAATAATTTAAAAATGAGTTCCTATGTAAAAAATAAACTAACATAATGCTTCTGTTTTAGATAGAAATTGAGTAACAGTAAACTTTAAAAAATTATTTGTATTTTAATTAATTTACTTCAACACAAGTTTATGTGATTTTATTTTAATCAGCAAATTTATTTTTTAAATTATTTCAAATATTTTATATTTGAAATAATTTTTTACGGTATTTAATTTAAATAAATTAAAAAAAAAGTTGTTTTATTGAAAATAATTTAAAATCATCTAATAAATGTATAAAACACACTTAAATAACTTGGTTTTTCTTCTTATTTATTGAAAATTTCATAAATATTTAGGATTAATATTTATATAAAAATTGATGCAGAAAAGTTTTATAATATAAAAATTGGTATAAGTTTTATCGTTTTCCTACTATTTTGTAACGTAGTGTAAATAATCTGATACATTAAAATAAGTGAATTTTATTTTTTTAAAATATTTTTACCTTAAGCTTTTTCATATTCTAACATAAATCATTTATTCAAATTTTAAGACTGTTAGCGAGTAAATCTATCACAGGTAAATTAGATGAGTTTAATAGTGCATTTAGTGCTTGGAATATGATTTTTCCGATTGCAACTAATGCCCGTGTTAGTCCGGGCATTTTTTTTATTATATGTAGAGTTCTGTAAATATTAGAAATACTGTCTTGATTATGAATTGTATTAAAGTTTCTTGTCTTTTCATTAAATAATTTAGAATGGTGTTAAAAAGATAAAAAAAATATTAATGAAAAAATATTTATTCAATATTTTGCTGTTATTAGGAATTCAGTTATTTGCTCAAAATACGAATCAATTAAAACTTTGGTACAATACACCATCTGGCAATGTATGGGAAAATGCATTACCAATAGGTAATGGCTTTTTGGGGGCTATGATATATGGAAATGTTGAAAAAGAAATTTTTCAATTAAATGAAAGTACTGTCTGGAGCGGAAGTCCAAATAGAAATGATAATCCCAATGCTAAAGGTGCTTTAGATGAAATTAGACAGCTTCTTTTTCAAGGAGAATATAAAAATGCCGAAAAATTAATAAATGAAAATATAATTACCAGAAAGTCTCATGGACAAATTTTTCAGCCTGTTGGAAACATAGAGATAAGTTTTGCAAATCAACAAAATTATACAGATTATTATCGTGAGTTAGATATTGAAAAAGCAATAGCAAAAACAAGTTATAAAGTAAATGGAATCGTTTATACCCGTGAAGCATTTACATCTTTTCCTGACAGGGTTTTAGCAATAAAATTTTCTGCTGATAAGCCAGGGCAGTTATCATTTGTAGCTGGGTTTACATCTGGCCACCATAAGCAAAAAATAACTAGTAATGGAAATAAAGAACTTTCGCTTTCCGGAACTACAAGCGATCATGAGGGTATTGAAGGAAAGGTTAAATTTAATGCACTTGCTAAATTTAAAGTAGATGGGGGAAGCATAAAAACGGTCGATAATTTGATAAAAGTTGAGAATGCAAATTCAGTTGTGATATATGTTTCTGTTGCAACCAATTTTATTAATTATAATGACATAAGCGCAAATGAAAATGAACTGGCAAAGTCTTTTCTGAATATTGCAGCCAACAAAAGTTTTGATAAAATGAGAACAGCGCATATCGCTGCATATCAAAAATATTTTAAAAGGGTTAAATTGGATTTAGGAATTTCAGAAGCATCTAAGTTGCCGACAGATCAGCGACTGGCTAATTTTAGAAAAGTTTTAGATCCGTCTTTTGTGACTTTGTATTATCAATATGGCAGATATTTACTAATCTCATCTTCACAACCAGGTGGACAGCCTGCAAATCTTCAGGGTATCTGGAATCATAGTATGAGACCTGCCTGGGATAGTAAATATACCATCAACATCAATACAGAGATGAATTATTGGCCAGCAGAAAAAACAAATCTGTCAGAGATGCATCAGCCATTATTAAAGATGGTTCATGAACTTTCTGAAACAGGAAAAGAAACAGCAATGGTTATGTATGGTTCCCGAGGATGGATGGCGCATCATAATACCGATATATGGAGAATTAATGGAGCAGTTGACGGAGCAACCTGGGGAGTATGGAATGCAGGAGGAGGCTGGCTAAGTCAGCATTTGTGGGAACATTATTTATATACAGGGGATAAGAAGTATCTTGAATCTGTATATGAAGTATTAAAAGGTGCTGCAATGTTTTATTCAGATTTTTTAGTAAAAGATCCAAAAAACGGATGGCTCGTTGTGGCTCCGGGAAATTCTCCTGAAAATTCACCCGCTGCACATCAGGGTTCAGCAATGACAGTCGGTTCTACTATGGATAATCAAATAGTTTTTGATGTATTTAGTTCTGTAATACAGGCTTCGGCTGTGTTAAAAAAGGATAAGGAGTTTGCTGATAGTTTATTGGTGATGAGAGGATTACTTCCTCCTATGCAGATAGGAAGACATAATCAGCTACAGGAATGGCTCGACGATGTTGATGATCCAAAAGATAATCATAGACATATTTCGCATTTATATGGACTGTATCCTTCCAGTCAAATTTCTGCTTACAGAACTCCTGAACTTTTTGCAGCAGCAAAAAATACTTTAATGCAAAGAGGAGATGTGTCTACTGGATGGAGTATGGGATGGAAAGTAAACTGGTGGGCTAAAATGCAGGATGGAAATCATGCTTATAAATTGATTAAAGATCAATTAACACCATTAGGAGTAAACGAAGGAGGAGGAACATATAACAATCTTTTTGATGCACATCCGCCATTTCAGATAGATGGTAATTTTGGCTGTACCTCAGGAATTACCGAAATGCTGATGCAAAGCTCAGATGGTTCGGTTCATTTACTTCCTGCTTTACCAGATGCTTTAAAAGAATATGGTGAAATAAATGGTTTAATTGCGCGTGGCGGTTTTCAAATAACAAATATGAAATGGAAAAATGCAAAATTGGTTGCAGTAACTATCCATTCTAAGCTTGGAGGAAATTTACGATTAAGAACTCCAAATGAAATTGTTTTAAAAGGCAATCACGATTTAAAAAAAGCTTCTGGGGTAAATCCTAATGCTTTTTATCAAGTTGAAGAAATCAAAAATCCAATTATTTCTAAAGAATCTAATCTGGAGCTATTAAATATAAAGCCAACATATTTGTATGATTTAAACACAACAAAAGGTAAAAATTATACATTTCTAATTAAAGAATTATAAAAGTGCTGCATTTTTTACTATAATTTTTTAGCAGCATTTTATTATATGAAAAATAATAACATTGAGGAATTATAGCATCTGTAAAGTTGAATAATTAAAAAAATATAACTATGTTTTTTAAGGGAAAATTTATTGCTTCTATATTCTTAATTCTGCTATTCAGTTTTAAGAATGTAAATCATAATTATACTATACATAGTGACCATCTTTCAATTCCTTTAAAAGAAGGAACGCTAAATATTATTCCTATTGCAGATAATTCTGTTAGGATACAAATAAGCAAAGAAAGTATTAAAGAAGATCAGGAATTGATTCTTGTTAATAAATTAGTGACGCCCATTTTTAAGGTTTTGGAAAGTAAAAATGAGATTGTGCTAAAGACAAAAAGAATAGTTGTCTTATTTGACAAAGAGACGGAAGCACTTACATTCAAGGATCATAAAGGGAATGTATTTTTGAGCGAAAAAGCAAATAGCAGAAAAATGCTCCCAAGTACTATAAATGCTAATCGATGTTTTGTGGTTGAACAAAGTTTCGATTCGCTGGAAAATGAATCCCTTTTTGGATTAGGACAATTTCAGGATGGTCATTATGATTTAAAGAACATTAGCCGAAAACTTACACAAGTCAATACGCAGATCGCAATACCCTTTTTATATTCAAGTAAAGGGTATGGTATTCTTTGGCACCAATATGGAATTACAGAGTTTAATCCAAATGATAATTTGATTTCATTAACTAAAAACGAAAAAACTTCGGATGATAATAAAGAAGTTGAGTTAACAACAACATCGGGAACTCAGAAAATCTCTCAAAAACAGGCACTATATTTTGGAAAATTTAATGTAGAAAAGGAAGGACAATATTCAATTATGCTGGATTTGGGTGATATGGATAGCCGACATCTTTTAATTATTGATGGTAAAACGATTATTGATCAATCTAATTTATGGTTGCCACCAACGGTTAGTGAGTTAACTAATCTAAAAGCGGGAGAGCATTCTGTCCAGATAGTCTGCAATGCATCAAATGTGCCGAAGTTAGCTTTTAGAAAAACTGATAACTCAACAACTTTTCGTTCCATCAATGCTAAATTATTAGATTACGTAGTTTTTAAGGGAAAAGATGCAGATGAGGTAATTCATACATATAGGAACATTTCAGGGCAGGCACCGATGTTGCCATTATGGGCTTATGGTTTTTGGCAATGCCGTGAACGATATACGTCGAGTGAACACTTGATTAATACGGTTAAAGAATTTCGTAAAAGAGAATTACCATTAGATGTAATTGTGCAAGATTGGCAGTATTGGGGAAGCAATGGCTGGGGTGTTCCGCAATTAGATGAAAAAAATTACCCAAATCCATCAGGTTTTATCAAAAAATTACACGATTTAAATTCTCATTTTGTAATTTCTATATGGTCAAATCCTGATAAAAATTCTGAAATAGGTAAACAGTATGTAGAAAACGGAATGTATATTCCTAATACAAAATGGCTCGATTATTTTAATCCTGAAACTGGTAAAGCTTATTGGAATACATTAAATGAAAATTTATTTTCAAATGGAGTTGATGGCTGGTGGATGGATGCAACGGAACCAGAAAATGATGCTCTTGCCGGCACTATAACCAATCAGGGACCTGGTGATTTTTACAGACTTACCTATCCATTATTCGTAAGTAAATCTGTTTACGAAGGACAGCGAAAAACGAATCCTGAAAAGCGTGTGACAATTTTAACGCGTTCAGCATTTTCAGGTCAGCAGCGTTTTGGAACCATCAATTGGTCTGGTGATATTGGTGGCACCTGGGATGGTTTTAAAAGACAAATTGTTTCCGGAATGAATTTTACTTTGACAGGTATGCCATATTGGACAACTGATATTGGCGGTTTTTTCCGTCCTGGAAATGGACAATACAAAGATGAAAATTTCCATGAATTGTTAGCCAGATGGTTTCAATGGGGGGCTTTTAGTACCATATTTAGGATCCATGGATATCAAACAGAAACAGAATCCTGGATGTATGGCCAGAAAGTAGAAAATAATATGAGGGAAATGCTCAATGTTCGTTACGAATTAATGCCATATATCTATTCTGAAACGTCCAAAATTAAAAATGGCTCCACTTTTATGAGACCTCTTGTTATGGATTTTCAGAATGATGAAAAAGCGGTAAACCAGCCTTATCAATATATGTTTGGAAAATCGTTTCTTGTTGCTCCTGTTATTGAACCAGGCATTGCAGATTGGGAAGTTTACTTGCCAAAAGAATCGAAATGGTTTGATTTCTGGACAGGAAAAAGTTTTAGTGGCGGACAAAATGTAAAAGTACATACACCACTAAATAGAATTCCATTGTTTGTAAAAGCAGGCTCTATAATACCCATAAGTCCTAAAATGCAATACACCAATGAAAAGCAGTGGAATAATCTGGAAATTAGAATTTATGAAGGGGCAGATGGCGACTTTACTCTGTATGAAGACGAAGGAGACAATTATAATTATGAAATAGGAGCATATTCTGTCCTTAAATTTGAATGGAAAAATGCTAAAAAACAACTGATTATAAATGATTTGAATGGAAAATTTAAAGGAATGATAAAAGAGAGAACTTTTAATATTGTTGTCATCAATAAAGATGGAATGATACAGAAAGGAAAAATTATATATACTGATAAAAAACAAACTTTAAAATTATGATAAAAAGAATCTATTTATTGTTATTGCTATTATGTTATAGTTTAACTGGTATTGCTCAATCTTATCAAAAAACACAATTAGGATTAAAAGCAGTCATTAATGCAACAGTTGTAGAAATTCAGGTTTACAGTCCTCAAATTATCAGAGTGATTAAATATACTGAAAAAGACACCTTTCAGAAAAAAAGTTTGTCGGTAATGAAAAACCCGGAAAAAACAAAATTTAGCATTGACAAAAAAGCGGATAAAATTTTACTAAAAACAGATGCGTTGCAAGTTACTCTCAATAGTAATTCCGGAAGTGTTTCATTTACAAGTCATACCGGAAAGGCATTGTTGAACGAAAAAGAATCAGGTACCGTTTTTACTGATTTTAATGATACTGGAAGCAAAACGTATACAGTAACGCAATCTTTTGTTTTGGATAAAAAAGAATCTGTTTATGGCCTTGGAATTCTTCAAAATGGAAAAATGTCCCAACGAAATCAAAAAGTACATATGGTACAGAATAATACGTGGGATTTTGTTACTTTTTTTCAGTCTGATAAAGGATATGGATTGTTTTGGGATAATTATTCACCAACTGATTTTAGCGATAATCAGGAAGAGACTTCTTTTAAATCAGAAGTTGGAGACGGAGTTGACTACTATTTTATGGGTGGAGGGAATGCTGACGGAGTAATTGCTAATATGCGTGGCTTGACAGGTCAGGTACCGATGTTTCCTAAATGGACTTTTGGTTTCTGGCAAAGCCGCGAGCGCTATAAAAGCCAAAATGAAACGGTTGAGGTGGTAAAAAAGTATCGTGATTTAGGAGTTCCTCTTGACGGTATTATTCAGGACTGGCAGTATTGGGGTGATAATTATCATTGGAATGGTATGAATTTTTTAAATCCTGAATTTTCGAAACCGCAGCAAATGGTTGATGATATTCACAATCTGAATGCACACCTGATCATATCAATCTGGTCATCTTTTGGTCCCAAAACACCTCAGTTTCAGGAGCTGAAAGAAAAAAATATGCTGATGGATTTTCAAACCTGGCCTCAGTCAGGAAAAGATGTCTGGCCACCTGATATGAACTTTCCTTCAGGAGTGCAGGTTTACGATCCTTATAATCCAGAAGCAAGAGATATTTACTGGAAATACCTGAATAAAGGATTGTTTTCTTTTGGAATCGACGGCTGGTGGATGGATTCTACAGAACCTGATCATTTAGACTTTAAACCAAAAGATTTTGATAATAAAACATTTTTAGGATCATTCAGAAAGGTTAGAAATGCTTTTCCATTAATGACCGTTGGCGGGGTTTATGATCATCAGCGTGAGGTAACATCAGATAAAAGGGTGTTTATTTTAACCCGTTCAGCTTTTGCAGGTCAGCAGCGTTATGGCGCCAATACATGGTCTGGAGATGTTAATTCGTCATGGGAAATGTTACGTAATCAAATCCCTGCCGGATTAAACTTTTCTTTATGTGGAATTCCGTATTGGAATAGTGACATTGGAGGTTTTTTTGCAGGTGCTTATAACAAAGGTGAATATGCCGGTTCTGGAGCTAAAAATCCATCTTATCAGGAATTATATATAAGATGGCTGCAATTTGGAGCCTTTACTCCAATGATGCGTTCACATGGTACAGATATTCCGAGAGAGATATATCAGTTTGGAAAAAAAGGAGAGCCAATCTATGATGCTATCGAAAAGACAATCAATTTACGATATGCCTTATTGCCTTATATTTATTCAAATGCATGGAAAATAACCAACGGACAATCGAGCATGATGCGTGCTTTGATGATGGATTTTGAAGATGATAAAGTAAAAGACATGAATAGTGAGTATTTATTTGGTCAGTCTATATTGGTAGCTCCGGTGATCAATGCACAATATACTCCGGAGACAATTGTAAAAACAAATGAAGCTACAGGATGGGACAAAAAGGATGTTTCTGATAAACCTAAAACACTGGCTGTTGATTTCACTCAGAAAAAATTGAAAAAAGTCTATTTGCCGGCAGGTGCCATTTGGTATGACTTCTGGACAAATAATAAATATAATGGCGGGCAGGAGATAGAACAGGAAACAACAATAGATAAAATTCCATTATTTGTAAAAGCAGGTTCCATAATTCCAATAGGACCTAAAGTGCAATATGTTAATGAAAAGAAATGGAATGACCTTGAAATTAGAATTTACGAAGGGGCTGATGGCGAATTTACCCTTTATGAAGATGAAGGAGATAATTATAATTATGAAAAAGGAAAATACGCAACCATTACATTTAAGTGGAATGATTCGAAAAAAACAGTAACGGTTAGTAAGCAAAAAGGATCTTTTTCCGGAATGTTAAAAAAACGAAAGTTTAAAGTTGTAAAGGCTTCTTCAAAAACAGGAATGTCTGGTACGGCAAGTGAACAAACTGACAAAGTGATCAGTTATAACGGGAATGAGGTTTCAATTAAATTGTAAAGAATATATACACAGTGAATAAAAATAACATTACAATACTTTGCATGTTTATTATGGCCGTTTTCAATGGAACTGCCCAAAGTAATATTAAGCAGCAGCCTATTATTCAGACAAAATACACAGCAGATCCTGCTCCAATGGTTTACAAAGACACAGTTTTCTTGTATACATCACATGATGAGGACGATGCAAAAGGCTTTAAAATGATTGACTGGCAGCTTTATACTTCAACTGATATGGTTAACTGGACAGATCATGGTGCGGTTGCTTCCCTGAAGGATTTTAGCTGGGTAAAAC
The Flavobacterium flavigenum genome window above contains:
- a CDS encoding two-component regulator propeller domain-containing protein gives rise to the protein MKTLKIIILILLLIPVGLRSQSGKLYTSDSQLSSSLINSIYQDSKGYIWIASEDGLNRYDGAKFITYKHIKNNPGSVLNNYVKTIFEDRNKNLFFGFINGLQVYNHATDSFSNILITDNTVTKMSPHVSCMLHRKNGEVLVGTSGYGIFKIDFKKQRMVAMPIKMPIPTYMIHEIYEDKKRNLWILSQDRGLWKVRPDNTAEQVFLSKEHTDNTSSICEDKNGNLFVGTLNHGLYVYNREEKKFISYNPSVSLPVKKLFLDKNNKVLIGTDGMGLHVYDPIEKKITMANFNVSNFDFSMSKIHSIIEDKSGNLWMGLYQKGILLLPPKENNFNYLGYQSLSNNIIGSSCVLAVHKDRKGILWVGTDGDGLYGISADNKKQYHYKGAKRLTVMCVFEDSNGNLWIGTYMNGLAKLNRSTNKFDFVDILFDRENKPVKSIFTITEDHNKNLWIGSLGGGLFSMNLNTNEVVNNDSNAKDHKNVLGNQYVNCILPAQNNRLYVGTYDGLYCLDLKTKNYIKKGGVNHMLPQKIIYSINEDTKGNLWIGTSEGLIYQPKDGKNTVTYTIDNNLPSNIICAIERDKNNNLWLSTNHGISKFNSKSKKFSNFYFNDGLQGNEFSKNASFLDKKNGEIIFGGMKGVTYFNPEKITYSTKSSNVYITGFYIQDKSVKKGMKSDQFEIVNSALIDAKSVNLSYDDNSFSIEFSTLDFTNQQNVTYFYSLEKNKWNKLQQGVNTVTFDNLEPGTYNFKVKAELYGKYTSVRPLTITIHPVWYFSFWLKCLYGLLFLAILYFVSVQIKQRKLAQKKIQEHLQNKQINEAKLQFLTNIAHDIKSPISLVINPLLKLINSDEDITRQKWYQVMYRNSEKILQLVNQVMDVRKIDQGQFSLNFKKTDIIASIREVILLFEEQLQEKNIQLELHYKIPELFAGVDPKYFDRIIQNVISNAVKFVPNDGRIDVFIEENNFPDIQDKSLSTFTVTISDNGNGINEKDIAKIFDRFYQSKNGRKQHSEGTGIGLHLTRSIVELHGGTIFVENNPQNSGCRFIITIPIREDQIKEDLEYKNKKTKITDFQKNTPSIALEEPQEHCSASTAGKRKILVVDDNEEIRDYIFKELAVYYKILTSHNGKEALELVLKEPFDLIISDVKMPVMDGITFCRKVKKNININHIPIILLTAQSHDHNQLEGLDIGADSYITKPFNMEILKKTVVNLIRTRDLLKNNFSGNQSQDDKIKKITMESADEKLIMKIMNFINNNLSNTDLNVEMIANEIGISRVHLHRKLKELTNQSSRDLIRNIRLKQAGELLASKQTNISEVAYLVGFSNVSKFSTSFKQFYGMSPKLYMEENLKKKDANDD
- a CDS encoding glycoside hydrolase family 95 protein, which gives rise to MKKYLFNILLLLGIQLFAQNTNQLKLWYNTPSGNVWENALPIGNGFLGAMIYGNVEKEIFQLNESTVWSGSPNRNDNPNAKGALDEIRQLLFQGEYKNAEKLINENIITRKSHGQIFQPVGNIEISFANQQNYTDYYRELDIEKAIAKTSYKVNGIVYTREAFTSFPDRVLAIKFSADKPGQLSFVAGFTSGHHKQKITSNGNKELSLSGTTSDHEGIEGKVKFNALAKFKVDGGSIKTVDNLIKVENANSVVIYVSVATNFINYNDISANENELAKSFLNIAANKSFDKMRTAHIAAYQKYFKRVKLDLGISEASKLPTDQRLANFRKVLDPSFVTLYYQYGRYLLISSSQPGGQPANLQGIWNHSMRPAWDSKYTININTEMNYWPAEKTNLSEMHQPLLKMVHELSETGKETAMVMYGSRGWMAHHNTDIWRINGAVDGATWGVWNAGGGWLSQHLWEHYLYTGDKKYLESVYEVLKGAAMFYSDFLVKDPKNGWLVVAPGNSPENSPAAHQGSAMTVGSTMDNQIVFDVFSSVIQASAVLKKDKEFADSLLVMRGLLPPMQIGRHNQLQEWLDDVDDPKDNHRHISHLYGLYPSSQISAYRTPELFAAAKNTLMQRGDVSTGWSMGWKVNWWAKMQDGNHAYKLIKDQLTPLGVNEGGGTYNNLFDAHPPFQIDGNFGCTSGITEMLMQSSDGSVHLLPALPDALKEYGEINGLIARGGFQITNMKWKNAKLVAVTIHSKLGGNLRLRTPNEIVLKGNHDLKKASGVNPNAFYQVEEIKNPIISKESNLELLNIKPTYLYDLNTTKGKNYTFLIKEL
- a CDS encoding glycoside hydrolase family 31 protein yields the protein MFFKGKFIASIFLILLFSFKNVNHNYTIHSDHLSIPLKEGTLNIIPIADNSVRIQISKESIKEDQELILVNKLVTPIFKVLESKNEIVLKTKRIVVLFDKETEALTFKDHKGNVFLSEKANSRKMLPSTINANRCFVVEQSFDSLENESLFGLGQFQDGHYDLKNISRKLTQVNTQIAIPFLYSSKGYGILWHQYGITEFNPNDNLISLTKNEKTSDDNKEVELTTTSGTQKISQKQALYFGKFNVEKEGQYSIMLDLGDMDSRHLLIIDGKTIIDQSNLWLPPTVSELTNLKAGEHSVQIVCNASNVPKLAFRKTDNSTTFRSINAKLLDYVVFKGKDADEVIHTYRNISGQAPMLPLWAYGFWQCRERYTSSEHLINTVKEFRKRELPLDVIVQDWQYWGSNGWGVPQLDEKNYPNPSGFIKKLHDLNSHFVISIWSNPDKNSEIGKQYVENGMYIPNTKWLDYFNPETGKAYWNTLNENLFSNGVDGWWMDATEPENDALAGTITNQGPGDFYRLTYPLFVSKSVYEGQRKTNPEKRVTILTRSAFSGQQRFGTINWSGDIGGTWDGFKRQIVSGMNFTLTGMPYWTTDIGGFFRPGNGQYKDENFHELLARWFQWGAFSTIFRIHGYQTETESWMYGQKVENNMREMLNVRYELMPYIYSETSKIKNGSTFMRPLVMDFQNDEKAVNQPYQYMFGKSFLVAPVIEPGIADWEVYLPKESKWFDFWTGKSFSGGQNVKVHTPLNRIPLFVKAGSIIPISPKMQYTNEKQWNNLEIRIYEGADGDFTLYEDEGDNYNYEIGAYSVLKFEWKNAKKQLIINDLNGKFKGMIKERTFNIVVINKDGMIQKGKIIYTDKKQTLKL